Genomic segment of uncultured Desulfobacter sp.:
GGACTGGCTTTACAACCACTATCGAAACGTGTTCCCATGACAGAACCACCTTCGCCGGTCCTGTTCGCCGGTCGGCAGTTCCCACCAGACACCGAGGTGATCGATCTTGTGAACATCCGGCTGGTCTCTCTTGAAGCTTTGGGGGGTCTGCCCAAGCTTCGCGTGTTGCGGCTGCACCACACCAACCCCCACCAGTCACCGGGTGGGGCACTGCTTGACCTGTCGGTGCTAGGCAAGTGCCCTCACCTGACCGTCATGGAGTTACCGCAGCAGAGCGTGCAGGCCCTTGACGGCCTCGAAGGGCACCCCAATCTGCACACCATCGACATCAGTGCCACGCGCGTTTCGGACCTCGCCCCCCTGGCCGGGCTGCCGGGCCTCACCACCCTGCGGCTGCGTCACACGCGTATGACCGACATTACACCGTTAGCTTCGGTCTTGTCATTGGAAGAACTGGATATCGCTCACACCGCCGTTGCAGACATCTCCCCACTCCGCTGGCTCCCCAGGCTTGTGTCACTGGACCTGCGGGCCACCCCTGTGACCGACTTATCCCCGCTCATGGACATGGCCGCACTGCAACAGGTTGTTGTGCAGCGATTGGCGGTTGATGTCGAAAAGATTGACCAGCTTCGAGAAAACCGACCTGAACTTGAGGTGATCGTCTAATTCAAATTGCCCTCAGGCAGCAATGTCAGGGTCTTTTTTGCATGGGCCTTGATGGCGGCATCTGAAAACCACCAGTACCGGACAACCCCTGCCATAAAATCGTTCACCAAATCTTTTTGATGGGAATGAAAGGTCTGGCCTGACGCCCCGCCAGGCAACACAGCCATAATCTTTTCATCATCCCCCATATCCGCCACAAACCGCAGGGAGGCACAATGGGTCACCGCATAGGGGGCATCAAAATCGTACCATCCCCGATACAAGGTTTCCCCTGATCCGCCCATGGGCATGGGACCGGTGCCGAGAAGGGCCTTGAGCCTACCCTTGCGGGCAAGGGGATTGACCAATTCAAGGGTATGCATATCCCCCCAGCGCCATTGGGCAGGGTCATCACCGAGAAGCGGGGCCAACTCGTTTCGTGCGGCATGGGCAGCCCGGACGAAAATATCCGACATGGTTTCCGTTGTACCGGCCGTGCGCAGATCATCAAAAAAAAGGCTTTCACCGGCCTCCACAAACCATAGAAGGCGTTCCTGCCAGTAATACCAGGTATTTAAAAACGTCAACACCTTTTGCGGCCCCAGGTCATCTTCAAACACAGCCAGGACAAAATGGCGGTATATGGTTTGAAAAAGTAAAGGCCCTGGCTTTTCAGGATCATCTTTAAAATTCCAATCCGCCAGAATTTGCCCCATATCTTTTGTATCCGGGTTAGCCAGCAGAATCCGCGCCATAATAGGCGCAATGCGCCGGGCCATTGCATTGCCCGTATCCCTTTGGTACCGCCACATATCCAAGGGGGCCTGCTCGACCTTTTCCCCCATGAGTTCCTTTAATCTTGCATAACGAAATGACGGCGCAAAAAAAGAAGAGTAGTAATGGGGAAAGCCTGAATCCACCGTTTTATTATTGCAGGTGCCGATCCACTTTTTTCCCGGGTTGATCTGCCCGGGCATCTGATCCGGTGCAATCCAGCCAACCCAATTATCCGTGCCGTCTTTGACCACATGGGGAAAGGTGCCGCCGCAGCTTCGTACGGGAATCCTGCCGGACGCCTGGTGGCCGATATTTCCGGAACTGTCGGCAAACACCCAGTTAAAACAGGCCACGGTCAAATCCTGCATGGCCCGGGAAAGATCTTGGGCATTTTTAGCCTTCAAAACATCCAGTAATCCGATGTTCGGCGTCATGGACGCCTCAGAGGCGAATCGGAGTGTGAACACCTTATTGCCATCCAGACCGTCGAGAATTTTAGAGACCACCGGCCCCCTGCGGGTGGTCCGGATATCCAGATCTTCTGTGCGAAAACCGCCGGGCAAATCCTTATCTTTAATTTTCAACCGTTCTTTAATATGCCCAAAGGCGATGGAATTATTCCCTTCCAGATAATGGTCCGGATTCTTTGGATCAACGGTTTCAATGTATAGATCCACCATGTCGCCATAGTTGTTGGTGGCAGACAAGGCAATGTGCTCAGTACGCCCTACCCCCATCCCCGGAATACCCGGGATCTGAGCCCCAACAGCCCGGATGCCGGAACATATCAATCCGGCCGGATACCAGACACCCGGCAAAATTCTCGGGTCCAGATGGGGATCTCCGGCCAGCAGCGCAGATCCGGTTGCGGACTTTTCCGGGGCCACCGCCCAGTTATTACTGCCCACCCGCAAATTCCGATCTCCGGCATACGCCAAAAGCCCCGGATCAAACGGCAGAGCTAACCCAAGATTCTCTTTGGGCGGCATGGAAATAACTCCCTTGTCGTCCGGATCATCCACATTGATATTCAACGGCAGGAGCATGGCGGTTTTTTCATACCCCAGGGTATCCAGCAGCATCTGGGAAATAATTTCGGAGGAGAGATTGGCAGCCGTGGAATATCCCATATAAAACAGCACCCCAAGACAATCTTCCACCTGCCATAAATCGGGTTTAATCCCGGCTACACGAAACTCTAAAGCAAGATCATCCGGACATTGTTTTATGAAGGCATTTATGCCGTCCACATAGTGCTGAAACTGTTTTCGCAAGGCAGGATTCAATATTTGGCCCTGTTTTTTCGCCATGCGGGAAATGCTGATGGTTCGCATACGCACATCCAGATCCCGGGCCTTGCCACCCGCAAACTCGCATATGCGCCCCTCATAATACATCCGGGTCATCTGCATCTGGAACAACCGGTCCTGGGCCGTGACAAACCCTTGGGCAAAAAACAAATCTTCTATATTTTCAGCATGAATATAGGCAATGCCCGAATGGTCCCGGGTAACGGTCACAGGATCTTTTAAACCGGCAAGGCTTAACTGCCCGTCATCCTGGTAATCATTGAGTTGGGGTAGAAAGAAAAAAAGAACCGCACAGCAGACCACCAGCAAAGCGACAACGACACAGACACGCCGAATCCATTTCATGGCAGCTCCTTGGAAATATATAAAAGTACTGCATCATAGGCACTTGCCCCCGGCAATGTCAATAAAGGCGAAAATGTTTACAGGTCAATCGCATATGTTAAAAGAGACAAAGAATCTCAAGTGAACTTGAACCCGAATTGCACAGCAATTTAAACTCTGTGTCCTCTGTGGTTCAAAAAAAATGCGGGCAACGCCCGCAAAATACAAACCAAGAGGTTTGATAAAAAAACATTCAATCCCTTCGGGATTTCATTTTTTAAACCACCGAGAACACAGAGGTTTGGCAGTTGCCAAACTACACAGAGAATGGCACCGTGATGAAAAATGGCAACCGGTAAGGTTTATACATCCAAGTTACATGCGCTTGCCCTAAAAATGCTTAAAGCCAACCCAGAAGCCCTGCACCCTCCCGGGCAAGCCCCCAGGCAAAGCAGCACAAAAGAAGACCCAACACCCGCATGGTCCAGACATAGGCGGCACCGGTCAGAAAGCTGCGGGTCCTGGCCACCACAAGAGCCAAAGCAAGTTTGGATCCCACAAGCAGCAGATAAAAGCCGGCCACAAATCCAACCGCCCCTCCCGGATGACTCTGCCAGGCCTTAGACGCCACGGGGGCACCCACGGTAATCCAGAACAGGTAAGGATGGGGGCTTAAAATATTTACCAGCACCCCCTTCATCAGGGATGCGGACATACGCCCGGTGGATTCGGGCATCTGCCCGGCAGTTCTGATACATGAAATTCCCATTTTGAGAACGATAACCGCCCCGGCAATGGATATAACACCCAGCACAGGGTCTGATTCGGAGAACCAGTAAACCAAAAGAAAAGAGACAATCAACACAGGAAGATCTGAAATCAGCGGTGCCAGGGCCACACGGATACCGGCGCGTACACCCAAAAGAACGGTTTCACTGATCACAAGGGCCAGCAAAGGCCCCGGCGACAAACCGGCGGACAATCCCAACACCATCCCCATGAACAAATATGTTTCCATGTGCCGCCCCTATTTATCCCTGCCCGAAAAAACCAGGCGGTCAATATACCAGCCGGCTTTTATCTTTTCCATCACAAAGAAACGATAGGGCTAAAAATCATACCTTGCAATCATCTGCACTATGGTTTAATTTTTGCCCATTAATTGGTAATGACGATTAGCTTTGCGGCCTTGTGCCGCTTTTTTAAAAACCTGGGACATAACATGAACACCGACCAGCAAATTATACCCCTGTCCGCTTTCAAACGTATTGTGGTCAAAGTGGGCTCAGGGGTGCTGACCCGGAAGAACAGCCTCAATCTTGACGTCATCAACAGCATCGCAAGGCAGGTCTGCGTACTCCATGACCGGGGTATCGAAGTAATCCTTGTATCTTCCGGGGCCATGGCTGCGGGCGTTAAAAAAATCGGTCTGAAAAAAAGGCCGTCGGAAACCCCCAAACGACAGGCAGTATCAGCCATCGGTCAGGCAGACCTGATCCGGGAATGGGAAAAGGCTGTGGAACACTGCGGCCGAAAAGTGGCCCAGATCCTTCTGACCCGTGGCGACTTGTGCGACCGGGTCAGGTATCTGAATGCCAGAAACACCCTGAATACCCTCCTGGAATGGAAGGTACTGCCCATTGTCAATGAAAACGACACGGTGGCGGTAAAATCCCTGCAATTCGGAGACAATGACAATCTAGGCGCCATGATCACCCTGTTGCTTGGCGCAGACCTGATGATCAATCTCACGGATATCGGCGGCCTATATAATAAAGATCCCCGCCGCCATGACGATGCACAGCTTCTCAGGCGGGTGACCTCCATGGGCAGCGACATCGAAGCCATGGCCGGAAAAATTGCAGGGCCGTTGGGCACAGGGGGCATGGGGACCAAAATAAGTGCGGCTAAAAAACTGACCTCAGCCGGAATTCCCATGATCATTGCCTGCGGCCTGGAACAGGATATTCTGATTAAAATAATGGACAATGATTATACCGGCACCTATTTTGTTCCCAATGAGCAAAAGGCCTCATCCAGGAAAAACTGGATCGGCCTGACCCTCCAGGCCAAGGGCAGAATCACCATAGACAAAGGTGCCCAGAAAGCCGTTGTGGAGCAGGGCAAAAGCCTTTTGCCCTCGGGCATTACCCGGGTGGAAGATTATTTTGAGGTCGGTGATCCCGTGGAGTTCATCACAGAGGACAAAGTGGTCCTGGGTATGGGCCTTGTCAATTACAATGCCTCGGATATATTAAAAATAATGGGCTGCAAGACCAGCCAGATTAAAAAACGCTTGGGTTACAGATCCTATGACGAGGTGATTCACAGAGATAATCTAATGATCACCGCATACCCGGACGATGCCCGCTCATAATTATTTTCGGGATAAAATAAAAGGAGAACCATTCTATGTCTTTGGAAAATCAGATCATTGAAATAGCCAAACAGGCCAGAGCGGCAGCCCGGATTATGGCGGCTCTGCCTTCGGAACAAAAAAACAGGGCCCTTTTTGCCATTGCCCGGCAGTTGGAAAAAGATAAAGACGCCATCCAGGCAGAAAACGCAAAGGATGTGGCCGCAGCCCGGGAAAACGGCTTGTCCGATGCCATGATAGACCGGCTGACCATTACCGATAAGGTCTTGAACGGCATGGTTGAAGGTCTGGAATATGTGGCCGGCCTGGAAGATCCCGTGGGCACCCTGTCCGATTCCTCCATCCGGCCCAACGGTATTGAAATGGCCAGAATGCGCATCCCATTGGGGGTCATCGGCATTATCTACGAATCAAGGCCAAATGTCACCGTGGATGCGGCAGGCTTGTGCCTCAAGGCCGGCAACGCCGTGATCCTGCGGGGCGGTTCCGAAGCCATTTACTCCAACAAGGCCCTGGCCCGGGCCATAGAAAAAGGCATTTCCACAGAGGGCCTGCCGGCCGGTGCCGTCCAGGTCATCCCCACCTCGGACCGGGCTGCCGTGGATATCATGCTCAAGCAGGAAGAGTATATCGATCTGATCATCCCCCGGGGCGGCGAAGGACTGATCCGCCACGTGGTGGCGGCCTCCAGCATCCCGGTACTCAAGCATTACAAAGGAGTATGCCACGCCTATGTGGATGACCTGGCAGACCTGGAGATGGGCGTGAACATTGTAGTCAATGCCAAAACCCAGCGCCCCGGGGTATGCAATGCCCTGGAGACCCTGCTGGTCCATGAAGGAGTGGCCCAACAATTGCTGCCCATGGCATATAAAGCTTTGGCCCAGGCCGGTGTCACCATCAAGGGCTGCCCTAAAACCTGTGAAATACTGCCCGATGCCATCCCAGCCACCGAAGAGGACTGGCCCATGGAATATCTGAATCTGACCCTGGCCGTCAAGGTGGTCAAGGACATGGATGATGCCATGGCCCACATCGCAGCCTACGGCTCCAACCACACCGAAGCGATCATCACAACGGACCTGAACCGATCCCGGCGCTTTATCCGGGAAGTGGACGCTTCCCTGGTCATTGTCAATGCATCCACCCGGTTCAATGACGGCGGAGAACTGGGCTTAGGCGCAGAGATCGGCATCTCCACCTCAAAGCTGCATGCTTACGGTCCCATGGGCATAAAAGAGCTGACCACCACAAAATTTGTGGCCTGGGGAAACGGACAGATTCGGTCCTGATCAAGGCAGCATTTAATTGTTCTCGTTGGCAATCAAGGTAAACGAAACGCTGCGCGTTGTTGCTATGCGAACAAAAAAGATCTTCACAAACCAATAGAACTTTTTGGGAGATTTGTTTTGTTTGTAGCGGTCAGGTATTTGAACGACCGGATTTTTTATTGACAGGATGTCCGGGTATCCATTATTTGATAAATACTTATTGAAATAAAAGGAGTCTATACCCATGCCTACGATGACCGACAACGCCATAGTCGTCCAGTTTGCCAATGCATGTAAAGCTAACGTCCATCAGAAGTGGGGCACCTTTGGGTCCGGACAGCAGCGGGCGCAGAAGCTATACGATATTACCTTGATCGTGCTTGATATCTGCCAGGTTCCGAGGCCGACCCTGCAGCTGAATGCCAATCTTGGCGGGGCGAGCGGCCTCTTCGATTTTCCCACGTGGACACTGAAGATAGACCCTAACGGTTTCGGTCAGGTTGCCCCCCCTGACAGGGATGGTTTTCTGACACTGGTCACACTCATATATCATGAGGCACGCCATTGCGAGCAGTGGTTTCACATGGCCCGCTATGCCGCGGTCGGCCATCAGATGACCGCCCAGAAACTGGCGGCATCACAATTTATCCCCCAGAATATTGCGACCACGGCGCTAAGCAGAAAGATGGGATTGAGTGATCCCATGCTGGCACTTACCAAAGGCTGGTATGAAAGTGTCTACGGCAGCCAGTCGGGTTTCCGGGGCATCAACCTGCAGGGGTTAATGCTGAGAAGAACCGGTGCCGCACAGGATATGAACGCCTTCCGCAATGGATTTCATTCTCGCTACAAGGGAAATCTTCCGGAAGAGGTAGATGCATGGGCGATACAGGACCTGGTTGCAGCGCATTACAAGTATCCCTGATTAAAACATCCAATCTTCTATAAGAAGGTAAGTCAAGTGTTCGATTCACGAACATCAATGACCTATGCAATAGAAAGACAAGCGTTCTGGTCAAAGTTACGGCAGCACGTTTCTTTGCATTTTTGCCACCACGTAAGGCCAAAAATAAATATCCCGTTTTTGAAAAAAGCAAGCCTATCTGTACAAAACGCAATGGAATAGATATGGTCCTCATGAAAAATAACACTTAAGATGATAAATAATAGGGTAACGGGGTTGTCCCAAAGGCATTTTACATAATTTCACTTATTGTTTTTCCTATTGTCTTTTTTTATCGTACCATTCATAAATATGCTGTTTGTTGATTATTTTTTTCCTAAACCTTAACCCAATTGGAATATAGCCATGACATCTGAAACTTTTTCACACAAATTGAAGCGTCGGCTGCTGATATTAGGCGGTATTTTAATTTTTTTGCTTCTCATGGCCGGCGTGATCAGCGTAATGGCTGTTGACGGACTGGTCGATATCTGGTGGTTTGATTCAATGGGCTACCTGTTTTACTACTGGCAGCGCCTGTCTTATCGCTATATCGTGTTCTTCGGTGTAACAATCTTTTTCTTTTTGATCTTTTTCTTAAATTTCCAGATTGCCGCACGGGTCCTAAGGAAACGGCTTCCGGATATGCGGGAAAAAGGAAACAGAAGATCAGCCAGAATCCTGA
This window contains:
- a CDS encoding leucine-rich repeat domain-containing protein encodes the protein MTEPPSPVLFAGRQFPPDTEVIDLVNIRLVSLEALGGLPKLRVLRLHHTNPHQSPGGALLDLSVLGKCPHLTVMELPQQSVQALDGLEGHPNLHTIDISATRVSDLAPLAGLPGLTTLRLRHTRMTDITPLASVLSLEELDIAHTAVADISPLRWLPRLVSLDLRATPVTDLSPLMDMAALQQVVVQRLAVDVEKIDQLRENRPELEVIV
- a CDS encoding penicillin acylase family protein; translated protein: MKWIRRVCVVVALLVVCCAVLFFFLPQLNDYQDDGQLSLAGLKDPVTVTRDHSGIAYIHAENIEDLFFAQGFVTAQDRLFQMQMTRMYYEGRICEFAGGKARDLDVRMRTISISRMAKKQGQILNPALRKQFQHYVDGINAFIKQCPDDLALEFRVAGIKPDLWQVEDCLGVLFYMGYSTAANLSSEIISQMLLDTLGYEKTAMLLPLNINVDDPDDKGVISMPPKENLGLALPFDPGLLAYAGDRNLRVGSNNWAVAPEKSATGSALLAGDPHLDPRILPGVWYPAGLICSGIRAVGAQIPGIPGMGVGRTEHIALSATNNYGDMVDLYIETVDPKNPDHYLEGNNSIAFGHIKERLKIKDKDLPGGFRTEDLDIRTTRRGPVVSKILDGLDGNKVFTLRFASEASMTPNIGLLDVLKAKNAQDLSRAMQDLTVACFNWVFADSSGNIGHQASGRIPVRSCGGTFPHVVKDGTDNWVGWIAPDQMPGQINPGKKWIGTCNNKTVDSGFPHYYSSFFAPSFRYARLKELMGEKVEQAPLDMWRYQRDTGNAMARRIAPIMARILLANPDTKDMGQILADWNFKDDPEKPGPLLFQTIYRHFVLAVFEDDLGPQKVLTFLNTWYYWQERLLWFVEAGESLFFDDLRTAGTTETMSDIFVRAAHAARNELAPLLGDDPAQWRWGDMHTLELVNPLARKGRLKALLGTGPMPMGGSGETLYRGWYDFDAPYAVTHCASLRFVADMGDDEKIMAVLPGGASGQTFHSHQKDLVNDFMAGVVRYWWFSDAAIKAHAKKTLTLLPEGNLN
- a CDS encoding LysE family transporter, whose product is METYLFMGMVLGLSAGLSPGPLLALVISETVLLGVRAGIRVALAPLISDLPVLIVSFLLVYWFSESDPVLGVISIAGAVIVLKMGISCIRTAGQMPESTGRMSASLMKGVLVNILSPHPYLFWITVGAPVASKAWQSHPGGAVGFVAGFYLLLVGSKLALALVVARTRSFLTGAAYVWTMRVLGLLLCCFAWGLAREGAGLLGWL
- the proB gene encoding glutamate 5-kinase, which produces MNTDQQIIPLSAFKRIVVKVGSGVLTRKNSLNLDVINSIARQVCVLHDRGIEVILVSSGAMAAGVKKIGLKKRPSETPKRQAVSAIGQADLIREWEKAVEHCGRKVAQILLTRGDLCDRVRYLNARNTLNTLLEWKVLPIVNENDTVAVKSLQFGDNDNLGAMITLLLGADLMINLTDIGGLYNKDPRRHDDAQLLRRVTSMGSDIEAMAGKIAGPLGTGGMGTKISAAKKLTSAGIPMIIACGLEQDILIKIMDNDYTGTYFVPNEQKASSRKNWIGLTLQAKGRITIDKGAQKAVVEQGKSLLPSGITRVEDYFEVGDPVEFITEDKVVLGMGLVNYNASDILKIMGCKTSQIKKRLGYRSYDEVIHRDNLMITAYPDDARS
- a CDS encoding glutamate-5-semialdehyde dehydrogenase, translating into MSLENQIIEIAKQARAAARIMAALPSEQKNRALFAIARQLEKDKDAIQAENAKDVAAARENGLSDAMIDRLTITDKVLNGMVEGLEYVAGLEDPVGTLSDSSIRPNGIEMARMRIPLGVIGIIYESRPNVTVDAAGLCLKAGNAVILRGGSEAIYSNKALARAIEKGISTEGLPAGAVQVIPTSDRAAVDIMLKQEEYIDLIIPRGGEGLIRHVVAASSIPVLKHYKGVCHAYVDDLADLEMGVNIVVNAKTQRPGVCNALETLLVHEGVAQQLLPMAYKALAQAGVTIKGCPKTCEILPDAIPATEEDWPMEYLNLTLAVKVVKDMDDAMAHIAAYGSNHTEAIITTDLNRSRRFIREVDASLVIVNASTRFNDGGELGLGAEIGISTSKLHAYGPMGIKELTTTKFVAWGNGQIRS